A single Marinobacter sp. es.042 DNA region contains:
- the lolB gene encoding lipoprotein insertase outer membrane protein LolB, with product MRLGRILAALMMLATLGACTTIQIDPLPEGMTDQPPADWTTRAVSLDKLDHWKLSGKLAVRQPSDSGTAIINHWIQDGEAYDLALSSSFLGMGSTTLKGVPGFIELTLPNGETYRSGEPEALVEAATGWQLPLENLTWWIRGLPSPASHYRLLFDNKGTLAIIRQNGWEIRYDRWQAFLSAYPALPARITALKDDKRVRLVVSDWQEQPE from the coding sequence ATGAGACTGGGGCGAATTCTGGCGGCACTGATGATGCTTGCCACGCTCGGCGCCTGTACCACGATTCAGATCGATCCATTGCCGGAGGGCATGACAGACCAGCCTCCGGCTGACTGGACCACTCGCGCAGTCAGTCTCGACAAACTCGACCACTGGAAGCTGTCCGGGAAGCTGGCCGTACGCCAGCCATCCGACAGCGGAACCGCCATCATCAACCACTGGATCCAGGATGGCGAAGCCTACGATCTTGCCCTCTCCTCATCCTTCCTCGGTATGGGCAGCACAACACTCAAAGGGGTTCCCGGGTTTATCGAGTTGACCCTGCCGAACGGCGAAACCTACCGCTCGGGCGAACCGGAAGCGCTGGTCGAGGCGGCCACGGGCTGGCAGCTGCCACTGGAGAATCTGACCTGGTGGATTCGGGGCCTGCCATCCCCCGCCAGCCACTATCGCCTGCTGTTTGATAATAAGGGCACCCTGGCCATAATCCGCCAGAACGGCTGGGAAATCCGCTACGACCGCTGGCAGGCCTTCCTCTCCGCTTACCCTGCGCTGCCCGCCCGGATTACCGCCCTCAAGGACGACAAGCGGGTACGCCTGGTGGTCAGCGACTGGCAGGAGCAGCCCGAGTGA
- the ispE gene encoding 4-(cytidine 5'-diphospho)-2-C-methyl-D-erythritol kinase — translation MTPGLILPSPAKLNLFLHIVGRRDDGYHELQTLFQFLDYGDELSFTLTPGEPGVRLAEPVPGVDDEDNLIIRAARALLERAQGDLPGVTVGITKRLPMGGGLGGGSSNAATTLLGLNHLWQLDLSTDELAGIGLGLGADVPVFVRGHAAFGEGVGETLTNANPPEDWFVVLKPGCNINTGKIFSEQGLTRNTPRIKIAPAFEGDASRYRNDCEDVVRKLYPEVNQSLEWLSQFGPARLTGTGACIFGRFPTESAARIIWESKPSGVTGFVAKGVNKSPLHKKLTELK, via the coding sequence GTGACACCTGGCCTGATACTGCCCTCACCGGCCAAGCTGAACCTGTTCCTGCACATTGTCGGGCGCCGGGACGATGGCTACCACGAGCTTCAGACCCTGTTCCAGTTTCTGGACTACGGCGACGAGCTGAGCTTCACCCTGACACCCGGCGAGCCGGGGGTGAGGCTCGCGGAGCCTGTTCCCGGTGTCGACGACGAGGACAACCTCATCATTCGCGCGGCCAGAGCACTCCTTGAGAGGGCTCAAGGCGACTTGCCCGGAGTCACCGTCGGCATCACCAAACGGCTGCCCATGGGCGGCGGCCTGGGCGGCGGCAGCTCCAATGCTGCAACCACTCTACTGGGCCTGAACCATCTCTGGCAGCTCGACTTGAGCACCGATGAGCTTGCCGGAATAGGCCTCGGCCTGGGCGCCGATGTGCCGGTGTTTGTCCGGGGTCATGCCGCCTTTGGTGAGGGAGTTGGTGAAACACTGACCAACGCCAATCCGCCGGAAGACTGGTTCGTTGTTCTCAAGCCTGGCTGCAACATAAACACTGGCAAGATTTTTTCCGAGCAAGGGTTGACAAGGAACACCCCGAGAATCAAAATAGCGCCCGCTTTTGAGGGAGACGCCTCGAGGTACCGAAACGACTGTGAGGATGTAGTTCGAAAACTGTATCCTGAGGTTAACCAGAGCCTGGAATGGCTTTCACAATTCGGACCTGCAAGATTAACCGGAACCGGGGCTTGCATATTTGGACGTTTCCCGACAGAATCCGCAGCCCGGATCATCTGGGAAAGCAAACCCTCCGGCGTCACGGGGTTCGTAGCTAAAGGGGTGAACAAGTCACCTCTACACAAAAAGCTAACAGAGCTGAAATGA
- a CDS encoding ATP-dependent zinc protease encodes MSTKTAEVIKTIPLTPAESKMSLGWREWVALPDLDISRIKAKIDTGARTSCLHTFRTEPYTENGERRVRFWVHPVQNDLHQVVECDARVLDERNVSDSGGHKEMRLVIETTLLIGGQKWPIEMTLTNRDSMRFRMLLGRTAMSGRSVIYPEASYLAGKPALRTEK; translated from the coding sequence ATGTCGACAAAGACAGCTGAAGTTATCAAAACCATCCCACTGACCCCCGCCGAGAGCAAGATGAGTCTTGGCTGGCGTGAATGGGTGGCGCTGCCGGACCTGGATATTAGCCGTATCAAGGCGAAAATCGATACCGGAGCCAGAACTTCCTGTCTCCACACGTTCCGCACTGAACCCTACACGGAAAACGGTGAACGGCGCGTGCGCTTCTGGGTTCATCCGGTACAGAACGATCTTCACCAGGTGGTGGAGTGTGACGCCAGGGTGCTGGATGAGCGGAACGTGTCTGATTCCGGCGGCCACAAGGAAATGCGCCTGGTCATCGAGACCACGCTGCTGATTGGCGGCCAGAAATGGCCCATTGAAATGACATTGACCAACCGAGATTCCATGCGGTTCCGGATGTTGCTGGGCCGTACCGCTATGTCAGGGCGCTCAGTGATCTATCCCGAAGCTTCCTATCTTGCCGGCAAGCCGGCCTTAAGGACTGAAAAATGA
- the hemA gene encoding glutamyl-tRNA reductase, whose protein sequence is MALVTLGINHRTAPVELRERVAFTPERMAEAFAELRATSGATEAAILSTCNRTELYLAGDDDCAPMVLRWMAGFHGMDAAELEEALYVHRDGDAVRHMMRVAAGLDSMVLGEPQILGQLKDAYSLAREHGASGAFLSRLFEHTFSVAKRVRTQTAIGENPVSVAYAAVSMAHHIFADMSRNKALLIGAGKTIELVARHLADAGVKDFLVANRTLERAQALAESRGGKGIVLSEIPEHLADVDIIISSTASPLPILGKGAVERALKKRKHRPYFMVDIAVPRDIEPEVASLDDVYLYTVDDLRQVIEENIRSREGAAREAENLVASGVQDFLNQLRALDAVSTLKQFRQRAEVLRDAETEKALRALRNGTDPETVLRSMARGLTNKLLHEPSVQVRKATTEGRTEVTEWLRELHQLDALDADTTTTPEKL, encoded by the coding sequence ATGGCACTGGTAACGCTGGGAATCAATCATCGCACGGCCCCCGTAGAGCTACGGGAGCGAGTAGCGTTTACGCCCGAGCGTATGGCGGAGGCGTTCGCCGAGCTGCGTGCGACGTCAGGCGCCACCGAGGCTGCGATACTGTCTACCTGTAACCGGACCGAGCTGTACCTGGCTGGAGATGACGACTGCGCCCCCATGGTGCTTCGCTGGATGGCCGGCTTCCATGGAATGGACGCCGCGGAACTGGAAGAAGCGCTGTACGTGCACCGTGATGGTGATGCCGTCAGGCACATGATGCGAGTGGCCGCCGGCCTGGACTCCATGGTGCTTGGCGAGCCACAGATCCTTGGGCAATTGAAGGATGCCTATTCCCTGGCCAGGGAGCACGGCGCCAGCGGCGCGTTCTTGTCCCGATTGTTCGAGCATACCTTCTCGGTCGCCAAACGAGTGCGGACCCAGACTGCCATCGGTGAAAACCCCGTTTCTGTTGCCTACGCCGCGGTGAGCATGGCGCATCACATATTTGCCGACATGTCCCGGAACAAGGCCCTGTTGATCGGTGCCGGCAAAACCATTGAACTGGTGGCCCGGCACCTTGCGGATGCCGGCGTGAAGGACTTCCTGGTGGCCAACCGTACCCTTGAGCGGGCACAGGCACTGGCAGAATCCCGTGGTGGCAAGGGCATTGTGCTGTCCGAGATCCCGGAACATCTGGCCGATGTCGACATTATTATTTCTTCAACGGCAAGCCCATTGCCGATCCTTGGTAAAGGTGCCGTTGAGCGAGCCCTGAAGAAACGCAAACACCGCCCCTATTTCATGGTGGATATTGCCGTGCCCCGGGATATCGAGCCGGAGGTGGCCTCGCTGGATGACGTCTATCTCTACACGGTGGACGACCTGCGCCAGGTTATCGAAGAAAATATCCGCTCTCGTGAGGGTGCGGCCCGGGAGGCCGAGAATCTGGTGGCATCCGGGGTTCAGGATTTTCTGAACCAGCTAAGGGCGCTGGATGCGGTGTCCACGCTCAAGCAGTTCCGTCAGCGTGCCGAAGTGCTGCGCGATGCGGAGACCGAAAAAGCCCTGCGCGCCCTGCGCAATGGCACAGATCCTGAAACCGTGCTGCGCAGTATGGCACGCGGCCTCACCAACAAACTCCTGCACGAGCCCTCTGTGCAGGTTCGCAAGGCCACCACAGAAGGTCGCACCGAGGTGACAGAGTGGCTGCGTGAGTTGCACCAGCTGGATGCACTGGACGCGGACACGACGACAACCCCGGAAAAACTATGA
- a CDS encoding HesA/MoeB/ThiF family protein, whose product MLSDDELLRYSRQILMPRFDIAGQEKLQSARVLVIGAGGLGCPVALYLGAAGVGTLTLVDDDNIELANLQRQIGFETAQLGESKAESLADRIRRINPLVSVTALNQRLEGEALTRTVAEATLVVDCTDNFNTRFALNRACVASRVPLVSGAAIRGEGQVSVYDSRREDSPCYHCLYPEQGNEDLTCSEAGVIAPLVGMIGATQAMEAIKVISGVGSPLVGRLLILDAWEMQWREMKLARDPDCPVCSG is encoded by the coding sequence ATGCTCAGTGACGACGAATTATTGCGCTACAGCCGGCAGATCCTGATGCCCCGGTTCGATATTGCCGGCCAGGAAAAGCTGCAGTCGGCCAGGGTTCTTGTGATCGGTGCTGGCGGCCTGGGGTGTCCTGTCGCTTTGTATCTGGGCGCCGCAGGTGTCGGGACCCTGACCCTGGTGGATGACGATAATATCGAATTGGCCAATCTCCAGCGTCAGATTGGTTTTGAAACCGCGCAGCTGGGTGAATCGAAAGCGGAAAGCCTTGCCGATCGGATTCGTCGGATCAACCCGCTGGTGTCCGTTACCGCCCTGAATCAGCGCCTCGAAGGTGAGGCTCTAACGCGGACGGTCGCGGAGGCAACCCTGGTGGTGGATTGCACGGATAACTTCAACACCCGGTTTGCGCTGAACCGTGCCTGTGTGGCGTCGAGAGTTCCGCTGGTGTCCGGTGCGGCCATTCGGGGCGAGGGGCAGGTTTCGGTTTACGACAGCCGGCGGGAGGACAGCCCCTGCTACCACTGTCTGTATCCGGAGCAGGGCAATGAGGATCTGACCTGCTCCGAGGCGGGCGTGATTGCGCCTCTGGTCGGGATGATCGGGGCGACTCAGGCCATGGAGGCCATCAAGGTGATTTCCGGGGTTGGCTCGCCTCTGGTGGGGCGCTTGCTGATTCTGGATGCCTGGGAGATGCAGTGGCGGGAGATGAAGCTGGCTCGGGACCCTGATTGCCCGGTCTGTTCTGGCTGA
- the phrB gene encoding deoxyribodipyrimidine photo-lyase: MTQLVWFRNDLRVADNPALTAACESSEEVRACFILTPDQWQEHDWSPARVQFVVAHANALAEELAKLGIPLSFMHAKRFDDSLRKLESHCEEHGVTALHFNEEYGVNERKRDKTLKHRFDELGIAVRKYRDQTVAPVGEILTQQNDPYSVFTPFSRRWRSWIEETHPGLFSTPKARGNAVSPEQIDTIPEAFRDAPEPLVATGEDAAHDQLERFLEKRGAAYKEKRDFPAIDGTSQISPYLANGVLSGRQCLIAGRQAQGAGGNQEGLGTWITEIAWRDFYINILYHFPRVSMHRAFKPETEALEWNTPGDRFEAWKTGNTGVPIVDAAMRQLNQTGWMHNRLRMITAMYLTKNLFIDWRLGEAYFMSKLIDGFLASNNGGWQWSASTGTDAAPYFRVFNPVTQSERFDPKGDFIREWIPELAKLDSKRIHDPGAKGGVIPKGYPRQIVDLKESRKEAIAKFQELKN, from the coding sequence ATGACACAACTGGTCTGGTTCCGAAACGATCTCCGGGTTGCCGACAACCCCGCCCTCACAGCCGCCTGCGAAAGCAGCGAAGAGGTGCGAGCCTGTTTTATTCTCACCCCGGACCAATGGCAGGAACACGATTGGTCGCCGGCCCGGGTGCAATTCGTAGTCGCCCACGCCAACGCCCTGGCCGAAGAGCTCGCCAAACTGGGTATACCGCTGTCATTTATGCACGCAAAACGCTTCGACGACAGCCTTCGCAAACTCGAGAGCCACTGCGAAGAGCACGGGGTGACAGCGCTGCACTTCAACGAGGAGTACGGCGTCAACGAGCGCAAACGCGACAAGACGTTGAAACACCGCTTTGATGAACTCGGCATTGCCGTTCGCAAATACCGCGACCAGACAGTTGCACCAGTAGGGGAGATCCTCACCCAACAGAATGACCCCTACTCCGTGTTCACACCGTTTTCGAGACGCTGGCGCAGCTGGATAGAAGAAACCCATCCGGGTCTTTTTTCAACGCCCAAAGCCAGGGGCAACGCCGTAAGCCCGGAACAGATTGACACCATACCCGAAGCCTTTCGAGACGCCCCCGAACCCCTCGTTGCAACCGGTGAAGATGCCGCCCACGACCAGCTCGAGCGCTTCCTCGAAAAACGCGGCGCCGCGTACAAGGAAAAGCGTGACTTCCCCGCCATCGATGGCACCAGCCAGATATCCCCTTACCTCGCCAATGGTGTTCTCTCTGGCCGGCAATGCCTGATAGCCGGCCGACAGGCGCAGGGCGCCGGCGGCAACCAGGAAGGCCTGGGAACCTGGATCACCGAAATCGCCTGGCGGGATTTCTACATCAACATCCTCTACCACTTTCCCAGAGTGAGCATGCACCGCGCCTTCAAGCCGGAAACCGAAGCCCTTGAATGGAACACCCCGGGTGACAGGTTTGAAGCCTGGAAAACCGGCAACACCGGCGTCCCCATCGTCGACGCCGCCATGCGCCAACTCAACCAGACCGGCTGGATGCACAACCGCCTACGCATGATCACCGCCATGTATCTCACCAAAAACCTGTTCATTGACTGGCGCCTGGGCGAAGCCTACTTCATGTCAAAACTGATCGACGGCTTCCTGGCCTCAAACAACGGCGGCTGGCAATGGAGCGCCTCCACCGGCACCGACGCCGCTCCCTACTTCCGGGTCTTTAACCCGGTCACCCAGAGCGAACGTTTCGACCCCAAAGGCGACTTTATCCGGGAGTGGATTCCTGAACTGGCCAAACTGGACAGCAAACGGATTCATGATCCGGGGGCGAAAGGTGGTGTTATTCCGAAAGGATATCCAAGGCAGATCGTTGATCTGAAAGAGAGCAGGAAAGAGGCGATCGCAAAATTTCAGGAATTGAAAAACTGA
- the prmC gene encoding peptide chain release factor N(5)-glutamine methyltransferase has protein sequence MTSKPLLTCEALLTEASSRIESDSPRLDAELLLSHITGLSRTSFRAWPEREVTDTHAEAFERLVQDRVAGRPVAHLLGQQEFWSLPLKVSASTLIPRPDTECLVEVALALPLPPQASVLDLGTGTGAIALALASEHGGWRISACDAVPEAVALARENAVALGLNLSLVQSSWFSGLDPERFDLIVSNPPYIPTSDRHLEEGDVRFEPASALVSGSDGLDDLRLIIRQAPDWLVEGGWLLVEHGFDQADAVAGLFHARGFKAVETRQDYGNRDRMTLGQWSSGA, from the coding sequence ATGACCAGTAAACCCTTACTGACCTGCGAAGCCCTTCTGACGGAGGCATCCAGCCGAATTGAAAGTGATTCGCCGAGGCTGGATGCCGAGCTGCTGCTGAGCCACATTACGGGGCTCAGCCGGACCAGTTTTCGGGCCTGGCCGGAGCGTGAGGTGACCGACACTCACGCCGAGGCTTTCGAGAGGCTGGTGCAGGATCGGGTGGCCGGCAGGCCTGTGGCGCATTTGTTGGGGCAGCAGGAATTCTGGTCACTGCCGCTGAAAGTCAGTGCCTCCACTCTGATTCCAAGACCGGATACCGAATGCCTGGTGGAAGTTGCTCTTGCTTTGCCGCTACCACCGCAAGCCAGTGTGCTGGATCTGGGAACAGGGACGGGCGCCATTGCCCTGGCTCTCGCCAGTGAGCACGGGGGTTGGCGAATATCTGCCTGTGATGCCGTGCCCGAGGCAGTGGCGCTGGCCCGTGAAAACGCTGTTGCCCTTGGCCTGAACCTTTCCCTGGTCCAGAGCTCCTGGTTTTCGGGGCTGGACCCAGAGAGGTTTGATCTGATTGTCTCCAATCCACCCTATATCCCCACTAGCGACCGCCACCTTGAGGAAGGTGACGTTCGATTCGAACCTGCCTCGGCCCTGGTATCCGGGAGCGATGGCCTGGATGATCTGCGACTGATTATCAGACAGGCGCCGGACTGGCTGGTGGAAGGCGGCTGGCTTCTGGTTGAGCATGGTTTCGATCAGGCAGATGCCGTGGCAGGGTTGTTTCATGCTCGCGGGTTTAAAGCCGTTGAGACCCGGCAGGATTATGGCAACCGGGATCGGATGACACTCGGACAATGGTCTTCGGGTGCCTAA
- a CDS encoding mechanosensitive ion channel family protein: MQFFTDIAWGQWISSAFLVVLGLFLGSLAARSVGRFMAQRTSRHHTVMVRRLVFYVIVVLFFVAALREAGFSLDVVLGAAGILTVAIGFASQTSASNMISGLFLLVEKPFEIGDFIEVDATIGEVVGIDMLSVKLRTPDNLYVRIPNETLIKTRVVNRSRFPIRRLDLTVGIAYAEDVERVESLLLKLAEKNPVCLEEPKPFTLVTAFGPSSVDLQFSYWVPKEKVLEGRSGMMVAIKKTLDREGIEIPFPHTSVYAGSHSEPFRVQLLGPEKITEKDLPDVDKDS, from the coding sequence ATGCAGTTTTTTACCGATATTGCCTGGGGGCAGTGGATCAGTTCCGCCTTTCTTGTGGTGTTGGGGCTGTTCCTCGGGTCTCTGGCGGCCCGCAGTGTCGGCCGTTTCATGGCGCAGCGCACCTCCCGCCATCATACCGTCATGGTTCGGCGGCTGGTGTTTTACGTCATCGTGGTGCTGTTTTTTGTGGCGGCCCTGCGGGAGGCCGGGTTCTCTCTGGATGTGGTGCTCGGCGCCGCTGGTATCCTCACCGTTGCCATTGGTTTTGCCTCTCAGACCTCGGCGTCGAACATGATCAGTGGGCTGTTTCTACTGGTGGAAAAACCCTTTGAAATCGGTGACTTCATTGAGGTAGACGCGACCATCGGGGAAGTCGTCGGTATTGATATGCTGAGCGTGAAGTTACGCACGCCGGACAACCTGTACGTGCGGATTCCCAATGAAACCCTGATCAAGACAAGGGTGGTCAACCGTTCCCGGTTTCCGATACGCCGGCTCGACCTGACGGTGGGGATTGCCTACGCTGAAGATGTAGAGCGGGTGGAAAGTCTGCTTCTGAAGCTGGCAGAAAAGAATCCGGTCTGTCTCGAAGAACCCAAGCCCTTCACTTTGGTGACAGCGTTTGGCCCATCCTCGGTCGATCTGCAGTTCTCTTACTGGGTGCCGAAGGAAAAGGTGCTTGAAGGGAGAAGCGGCATGATGGTCGCGATCAAGAAAACCCTGGATCGGGAAGGCATTGAAATTCCGTTCCCCCACACCAGCGTTTATGCGGGTAGCCATTCAGAGCCGTTCCGTGTTCAGCTGTTGGGGCCGGAAAAAATCACTGAAAAGGATCTCCCGGATGTCGACAAAGACAGCTGA
- the prfA gene encoding peptide chain release factor 1: MKPSIQSRLEQLSDRFEEVSALLSDSSIISQQDKFRDLSREFAEIEPIVHCFQAWQHSLDDIEAARELAKDGDADMREMAEEELQLAEQKSEELDEELQRLMLPKDPNDGKNVFLEIRAGTGGDEAAIFAGDLFRMYLRYAERRRWQVEVLSESEGEHGGFKELIARVAGDGVYGALKFESGAHRVQRVPETESQGRIHTSACTVAVMPEADEAEAIELNKADLRVDTFRASGAGGQHVNKTDSAIRITHLPTGIVVECQEERSQHKNRAKALSLLASRLQNAETERQQKSMAETRKSLVGSGDRSERIRTYNFPQGRVTDHRINLTLYKLDEVIAGDLDAVVVPLQQEHQAELLASLADDQ; this comes from the coding sequence ATGAAGCCATCGATCCAATCCCGCCTCGAGCAGCTTTCTGACCGCTTCGAGGAAGTCAGCGCATTGCTTAGTGATTCCTCCATTATCTCCCAGCAGGACAAGTTCCGGGACCTTTCCCGGGAGTTCGCCGAGATTGAGCCCATTGTTCATTGCTTCCAGGCCTGGCAGCACTCCCTGGATGACATCGAGGCTGCGCGCGAGCTGGCGAAAGATGGCGACGCCGATATGCGGGAAATGGCCGAGGAAGAACTGCAACTTGCCGAGCAGAAGAGCGAGGAGCTCGATGAAGAGCTCCAGCGCCTGATGCTGCCGAAAGACCCGAACGACGGCAAGAACGTCTTCCTGGAGATTCGCGCCGGCACCGGTGGTGACGAAGCTGCCATTTTTGCCGGCGACCTGTTCCGGATGTATCTGCGCTATGCCGAGCGCCGGCGCTGGCAAGTGGAGGTTCTGAGCGAGAGCGAAGGCGAGCACGGCGGCTTCAAGGAACTGATTGCGCGCGTGGCCGGTGACGGAGTGTATGGTGCCCTGAAATTCGAGTCTGGTGCCCACCGGGTGCAGCGTGTTCCGGAAACCGAATCCCAGGGCCGGATCCATACCTCCGCCTGCACCGTGGCGGTGATGCCCGAGGCCGATGAGGCCGAGGCCATCGAGCTCAACAAGGCGGATCTGCGGGTAGACACGTTTCGTGCGTCAGGTGCTGGCGGCCAGCACGTGAACAAGACCGATTCGGCGATCCGGATAACGCATTTGCCAACGGGCATCGTGGTGGAATGCCAGGAAGAGCGTTCTCAGCACAAGAACCGCGCCAAGGCGTTGAGCTTGCTGGCCTCTCGACTTCAGAATGCCGAGACCGAGCGGCAGCAAAAGTCCATGGCCGAGACTCGCAAGAGCCTGGTGGGCAGTGGCGACCGGTCCGAGCGGATCCGCACGTACAACTTTCCCCAGGGGCGGGTGACGGATCATCGGATCAATCTCACCCTTTACAAGCTCGACGAAGTCATTGCCGGCGATCTGGATGCCGTTGTCGTACCTCTGCAGCAGGAACACCAGGCCGAGCTGCTCGCCTCTCTCGCCGATGACCAGTAA
- a CDS encoding tetratricopeptide repeat protein: protein MHKSVPFLFTCLLGLTLAGCASLTGTEEAPAKSETVAAGEKTEPQPPVEYADFEPETLYLLLSAEIAAQRGRYDITLVNYLKAAKQSRDQVVIERAMRIAQSLNGDNAQKQLAELWLEIDPNSLQAHRISAIQAVKGNDLQTAIHHMEQIMDQGGDADFDSLAAMAANLPPEQQQELLALYNQMSDRHPDTPELEYSIALLLKVTGQPQEALDRLEPLLEESANFQPAIILKGDLLYQTGQKSSALDYLLTNTRRFPGNRQMGTLYGRMLINEGELQAAQDEFNRLVKRYPDTPGLRLSHALVALENGQTDLAREELTRLAEQGHHTSEANYYLGRIEDQAGNTGQAIGYYQSVEQGNYYFPALARASSLLAKNGQLEDAIDRIRRLREANPRQAENFWLLEVNLLLDQEQQQQALSTATEALEEHPDNIEIRYARAMLYDGIGQPGDAEADLKQILEQEPENAVALNALGYILTIRTDRLREARGYIEKALRLDPENPAILDSMGWVLFLEGQLEPALDYLSRAWAAFPDPEVAAHYGEALWMNGAEEQARIIWQEGLEQDSDHEVLRETIDRLTNGGDTE from the coding sequence ATGCACAAATCCGTACCGTTTCTGTTTACCTGCCTGCTTGGCCTCACGCTGGCAGGCTGTGCCAGCCTCACCGGCACAGAGGAAGCGCCTGCCAAGAGCGAAACCGTCGCCGCCGGGGAAAAGACAGAACCACAACCGCCGGTTGAATACGCCGATTTTGAGCCCGAAACCCTCTATTTGCTTCTGTCTGCCGAAATTGCAGCCCAGCGCGGACGCTACGACATTACCCTGGTTAACTACCTGAAGGCTGCCAAACAGTCCCGGGACCAGGTGGTGATTGAGCGGGCGATGCGAATCGCCCAATCCCTGAACGGCGATAACGCCCAGAAGCAACTAGCCGAGCTCTGGCTCGAGATCGACCCGAACAGCCTCCAGGCCCACCGGATCTCTGCTATCCAGGCCGTGAAAGGAAATGACCTCCAGACCGCCATCCACCATATGGAGCAGATCATGGACCAGGGTGGCGACGCTGACTTCGACAGCTTGGCCGCCATGGCTGCAAACCTGCCACCAGAACAGCAACAGGAGCTTCTGGCCCTCTACAATCAAATGTCGGACCGCCATCCCGACACGCCGGAACTCGAATACAGCATCGCGCTGCTTTTAAAGGTAACCGGGCAGCCGCAGGAAGCCCTGGACAGGCTTGAACCGCTGTTGGAGGAAAGTGCCAATTTCCAGCCGGCCATCATTCTCAAGGGCGACCTTCTCTACCAGACCGGCCAGAAAAGCAGCGCCCTCGACTACCTGCTGACCAACACCCGACGCTTCCCCGGCAACCGGCAGATGGGAACACTCTACGGCCGAATGCTTATAAATGAAGGGGAATTACAGGCCGCGCAGGATGAATTCAACCGCCTTGTGAAGCGCTACCCGGACACGCCAGGCCTGAGACTATCCCACGCACTGGTCGCTCTTGAGAACGGTCAGACTGATCTGGCCCGGGAAGAACTGACACGCCTGGCCGAACAGGGCCATCATACCAGCGAGGCCAACTATTACCTGGGTCGCATTGAAGACCAGGCGGGCAATACCGGGCAGGCCATTGGCTACTACCAGAGCGTTGAACAGGGCAACTACTACTTTCCGGCCCTGGCCCGCGCCAGCTCCCTGCTGGCCAAGAATGGCCAGCTTGAGGACGCCATTGACCGCATCCGCAGGCTGCGCGAGGCCAATCCCCGCCAGGCAGAGAATTTCTGGCTGCTGGAGGTGAACCTGCTGCTGGATCAGGAACAGCAACAGCAGGCCCTGAGCACCGCCACGGAAGCTCTGGAAGAACATCCGGACAATATCGAGATCCGGTACGCCCGGGCCATGCTCTACGATGGCATCGGACAGCCTGGCGACGCCGAAGCCGATCTGAAGCAGATTCTCGAACAGGAACCGGAAAACGCCGTCGCCCTGAATGCCCTGGGCTACATCCTGACCATCCGGACAGACAGACTGAGAGAAGCCCGCGGCTATATCGAGAAAGCACTGCGGCTGGACCCGGAAAATCCGGCCATCCTCGATAGCATGGGCTGGGTCCTGTTCCTCGAAGGCCAGCTCGAGCCGGCGCTCGATTACCTCTCCCGTGCCTGGGCCGCCTTCCCCGATCCGGAAGTTGCCGCTCACTATGGTGAGGCGCTGTGGATGAACGGAGCCGAAGAACAGGCCAGAATCATCTGGCAGGAAGGCCTCGAACAGGACAGCGATCACGAAGTGCTCAGAGAAACCATCGATCGGCTGACCAATGGTGGTGACACCGAATGA